The genomic interval gtttaaattatttaaaatttggtTTACTGTTTTTGCATACATGCTGTTTACCTATTTAGAAACATTGCTCAGCGTGCGTTTTTATCTGTGAGCTTAGATACTCTGTGTCCAGTTTAATCCTACCATATACAATGGTAATTTTGTGGGTCTACAGTTTCTTACTGTAACTCATCTGTTGCAATTTGTCAGCTCTCCTCTACCTCAAACATCACTGCAACAGAACTACCAGCGATGAGATATCATTTGATATATTTGCTGTAGTAGGGCTTTTAAACATTGTGCACACTTCTAGCCAATTTATCAATTAAAGCTATATTGTAGGTAAACAGCTAAGGTTAATTCAAAAGCTTGAATTTGATGCCTTCTTGATTCCTTCAGCCTGTGACTCTGAAATCTCTCAGTCTAAAGTACTTTTTCTTAAAATGCACTCTGAATCTAGGAATGAGGAGAAAGGAGGCTTTTGGATCAAGGACACATAAATGACTGCTAAAcagaaatcatttttattttagtgtgtGGCATTTAAGCCTATGTTATAAATGTaaacctccccccccccaaaaaaaaaacaaccgatTCCAATAAATGATACATTAATAAGAACCACACACAATCTTAAATAAACAATGGGTACCAATAAAATCCTTGGATGAAAGTCAATTAATATCCCTTGCTTTAAAAACTGAGAAGCCAGATGATGAGTAGAATCTTGTTTAGACTAATACATCAATAGGTAAGTGTGTAATGTACATGTTCAACAAGATTTTAATTAGCAAGTGTCACTACATCAACCCGCTTACATAAGTCAATTCACCTTAAAGTGATGCTTCAATGAGCTAGAAAAATCTTATCTGGTAAATATGTTTGTTCTTGATTCCTCCTGTCCTCATTTCCTGTACTTTCCTTTCCTTTGACTCCTCTGAGTGAGGAGCTATCAAACAAGGAAAGGAAATAAGGAGGTACAATTAAGGAAATGAGAAGTATCTGTAGTTTCCATGTACAATTCCATCCGTATCAGTTTCCGGCCACAGCAATGCTGTTATTTTTGATTGGTGGAAAGTTTCACAACCAAGCATTGACACTGTGGCTTAAAAACCTGTAACACTGCTGCACTTGATACTCTCAGCAGCACCATACACTCTATCATGCCAATACCATgtcagtgtgtttattgtgcTGAGAATAGTCCAAACTACACAGCAACAGATTGGCTATGGTCAATAAATTTTTAGCTGGTGTATATTCACAGATACTCTGATTAAACTGTTCTCTGCCATGTCCAATACATAAAAGAATGTAGTAAAATCAGTTCCGTGCCTTTATGGATAAGAGAAAAGTTCATCTATGCATCTCTGAAGGTTTTCTAGCCTATCAGGATGCATCTTGATCTTCTTTTTGATGTAGGATGCTGTCTTTTCCTGAGCTTGCTGGTAAGACCCTATGCTGGAATGCAAGATGCCAAGCAGCTCCTGGTTGGCTTCTGCTGACATGCCCAAGAGAAAACGTAGGAAGAGGTCATAgttgccattttgggcttgtAATGCTTTGTCTACAGCACTCTTATGCAAATCCACAAGATCCACTTTTGAGCCTGAGAACACTTTAAAATTTTGACCTTCCAGAATGTTCTTCTTGTGGTTCTTGAAAGAAAGGAAGACGTAAAGAGCCGCCAAGTACTCCTGCATCGTTGGATGAATGAAGCAGTCCACTTTCTCATGATACATCATAAATTTCTCACGGTTGAACTGTGTGCAGAGGCCTGCGGTGATCACGGCATCTTCAGCTTCCAGACCGTACTCTGTCCAGTGCTCTTTCTCGATCCTGAACACCTCATTCTCAAGTAGCTGGAAAGCCATCTTCCCAAGCTTCATGAAGAACTCTGGGTCTTGTGACAGCAGCTTCTCTCCTCGTATCTTTATATGCAGGTGCAGCAGGTAAGTGTAGAAAAGGGTAAGACCTTTGGGAAATTCCCCACGTTGGAGAGCCCTCTCAAGCAATATGCGCACCACCCAGCAGAACTGTGGCATGTGGCACATAATATAGAGTGTCTTGTTGGACTTGATGTGAGCAATGACTCTTTCTGCATTCTCCTTCTCAGGGATTGTCTTCCTGAAGTAGGCTTCTCTCTGTTCATTTGAAAACCCACGAACCTCTAATAACTGGTGGATGAATTCTGCATGGATGATGTTGACTGTTACGGGTCGAGTGGTCACCCACACATAAGCAGAGTACAACAGGTTTCCCCTGATCAGGTTGGCGattaaaatgtcaatttttgTTGGCTCTTTGTGGTCACACCAGTATGCAATGTTGCGAAAGTTAATGGGCGTAGTGAACTCGTCCAAGCCATCACAGATGAACATCACCTGGCAGCCTTCAAAATCAAGGTTATCTACTTCTTTCATCTCTGGATAGAATCTGCAGATTAAATCCATGAAGCCTATTGTTTCCTCTGTCACCCGGTTCAACTCCCTGAATGGCAGAGGAAGCAGAAAAAAGATGTCTTGGTGTGATCTGCCTTCCGCCCAGTCTAAGATAAACTTCTGAACTAGAAACGATTTGCCAATTCCTGGACTTCCTTTAGTTATCACCGTCCTTATGTGCCTCCTCACAACAACCTCAGGATCAAATATGTCTGTGAAGGATAGTGGATTTGTCTTGCTGCGGCTATCCTCTTGCAGCTCCTGTATCTGCCTAAACTCATGCTCGCTGTTCACTGCAGCTTTGCCACCATCTGTAATATAAAGGTCTGTGTACACGTTCTCTAAAGGTTGTCCTTGCTGGGTCAGGCCTTCATAAACATGCTTATACATCCTTCTCAGTGTATTTTTCAACTCATAACGGACTTCATCTGTAAGAGAGAATGAAAAAGCAACATCAGgcttgtttttacattttgataaAAACAAGGACAGAGGAGGATAGCATAGGAGCTTCAAACCATTAGTGAAGCTTCAACACTGGTACGTAACTGGTATCAGCATTATACTTCAAAACTTTACCTTTAAGTCAAACATTTTTGCAATATTTAGATATGTTCTCCTCACAATATAGCAGCATTAATAAAATGTATGCTCTGAGGAGAAACTTTGGTTTCTGCCTCCCACCAGGCTGtgtaaatagattttaaaaaataataataataatgatgtggCCCACTAAAATCTGTCATTTTGCCTGTTTTGTACTAGCAATCAGGTGTTCTAGCCTGGGCAGTGCATGTcttttgtgggtgtggctttCACTAAAACACTGACTGGAGCACATTTGGATTTTGTATATCAGAATATATAACTTCAAGTAATATTTTACTATacttctttttaataaataacacgGAGCTAGTCATTTTCACTTGAAATCCCACCTCCAACATTtgcattattattgtaaatattgaaaattatcattattatttgcattacTGTGAATGCTATAGTTAATGTAGTTATAAAACAAGCAAGGAGATATAGTGACCCTGATAGCATTCTAATTTGGAGCTTACTCAAAGTCCTCCACCTGTTTTGATGGCTCTCCTGACTGAGTTAATCATGATTATTTCAGTAGTGTTTGATGCTTACTTCTCTTGCACAGTCCCTGCAGTTGctcagcaattttttttaagttcatgTTATACAGGAGCACCAGTGTGATCTTCAGAGACACCTCTATGTCACAGAGCTCCAACATTTTATCCACCAAATCTATAATGTCCAAGCTGTCAAGCTGATCTCGAAAGCACTCTGGGTAACGTTCCCACAGGATTCTCTTAAAGCGTCTGAAATTCTCCTTTGAAAGTTGCTGCAGGCTGCTCTGGAGGACCTGAAAATGGATAAGAGTTTATTTGGCAAACGGTAAAAAAAACCTGGAGATGAGATCAGTGTAGATCATTTCAGTGTATTATGGTAAATTAATGAAGTAAAGGTGATGCATATTGTAATGGAAATGTGAGATGCACTTATACAATTTTAATGTGTCTGACATGaatgttttttatattttcatagtATCAAATAGTATTTGTAAATAGTCCTGTTATAGCACTATTTCTTTTCTTATAACAAAGTAATAACACTTATAattttaatccatccatcttctatattgCTTATGCTTATCACGGggaacctgcagcctatcccaggaagcatcaggcacaaggcggggtacaccctggacagggtgccaatccatcgcagggcacactcacatacacattcacacaatacggacactctggacatgccaatcagcctaccatgcatgtctttggactgggggaggaaaccggagtacccggaggagcACACACGGTGGgattcgaaccaccaaccctggaggtgtgaggcgaatgtgctaaccactaagccaccgtgcgcccttatcattttaattatattatgaaATTCTAGATAATTAAGGGTTCAACAATGCAGTACAACAAGAAGAAACAATGAGCTAATAAAACTATAATGGCCATTTCTGTACATGGACTGCAGCAATCCTTGGAAAATGATGCTTTCCTGCCTTTCTCCGATTGTAACCATGTCCCAGAGTGTGAGCTGTGACTGAACAATGATTGCATTTTAGTGTGATACTACAACACACTGATGAAAGGGAAATGCAAGGCACCTAGTAATTACATTCACTTCTGAGACGTCAGCTCTGCTTTTCAGTGTATAGCATTTTCTGCATGTTACTAATTAAAAACAATGCCACTTGTGTTTTGCAATTCACCTTCTTTCACCTGCTGTGATTGCTTTTCTATCTTAAATGGAATTGCACAGTGAAATGCAACACAGTGGCATGTATTGTCTTTTAAAAGGTGGATCACATTAACTGGAGATTGACCGATAAACGGTTTTACCGAtatttttcctgatatttaagcatttttccataattggatatcggttttgtaatatcTGATCCACCGATACATGCCGCCATCTTGTGGGCGTTTTGAGAATTTCACGCACGACCACGATTGCAGCACTGTATCTTAGGAGAGATGAGCGGTGTGCACGGGTAAAGTatacttgctttgctttaattaatcagtttatttaacataacagaCATTAATGCACAAATTACATGTGTTACATAAATGCCTGATATGTAGTTTAAGTAGCTTGGCACTAAGAAATAGTGACGCACAGAGTCACGTCATCTGTTTAGCTcatcaaagcttttatttttaaaatagacaCTTTAGTAAaggtgcactttatttttttgcactctttcagaccccATTTActtattggtgtataaataagagttaTAAATaaggaggaagtgaaagtgacaaaattgttataaataaaatggtttgtTCACTGCAATGGTGTtattgtgtcaaaaacagaagtaaaacaataagtAAATATTGGTCATGCATATTGGTTATCaggcacataaacatgcaaataatcagTATcggttatataaaaaaaaaaatatcaatattgGTCGATCTCTAACATTAACCTCTGGCACAAATTGAGCATTTAGTTCTTAAAAAGCAATGCTGATTAGTGAAAAACAAAGAGATCAGGTGATGTAAGAGAAATCCAATcaaggttttgcttttcagtgtggtaCATTTTCTTCATGTCTAATGAAAAGCAATAGCACTTGTGTACATGGTTTTCACCAGtacgactgtttttttttgacatggCATCTGCATAGTTTTGTGATCCATGCGTCGTAAATTTGGTAGCATTTAGTTATCACAGACCTCTACAatgtgtttattacagaaggTCATATTGCCATTACAATAAAAACATAACTCATCATATAACAGGAAAGTTCACACCCATCTGATGAGATGAGCTGTGATGAGATGTCTCTCACCTTAAAGGCGAAATCAACAGTCAGGGCAGGGTGCCGTTTCTCATTAGGATCAATTAATAGCTCTGGCTTAGGAGGAGGAGCACCACTTGGTTTTTCTTGTGTCCTGaatttgaaaggaaaaaaaaaaacatttgttttatccTGGAGAATAACAGCCaaattaaatgtacaaaacCAAACAGCTGCCCTCACATTTCTTCTTGTTTGGGTTCTTCTTCTGGCTTCTCATCACAGGAAGAAGAGCCACAGCTTGATGCTGAAGAGTCTTGTCTGTGCAGCACAATCTTACACTGATTATCAGCCACTGCTCCTGACCAATCATCACTGTGCATCGATCCATAACTGGGAGCAGGTGATGCGGCTCGCTCCACGTCATATCTGtgagaaaaaaggaaacaaacgCATGATACCATCATCAGAACATCAGATGATCTTTAGtatttaattacaaatattattataagtagAGTTTTATACAAGTACTATAACCACTCTTTagagtaaaataatatttctgtttatataatCTGAGCAAAAACCATTTTAGGAACAAAATTGTATTGCACCTACTTAGTTAATCATTTACACGGTGTATAAACTTGTACATCTGTCAATGTTAAATCACATGTAGGATAGACAGGTacagctctccagctcacatcagAACCGTGACGTCACGTGCATACCCTCTATAGGTGTATGACGTCACCTGGAGAGTATTTGAGCttgagtaagtttttttttttctcccctgaaACGAGTAGGAAACACTGTAATGATGTACCTCTCTGTGACTGATTCCCACTCCATGTTCTGGAGCGCTAGCGCTCTGTGGATTTCGACAGCTTCCTCATCTTCTTCAGCCTCACTGCCGTATGCTGAAGCTCCGTAGCCGAAAGGCACGCTGTTATCCGACGACATCGCGTCTTCGTCCTCCATTTTGCAACACTGTGTCTGAACTGTGTTGTACCTTAGCGGAGCAAATTCAGACTCGTTAAAATAACGTGTGgacagaaaagaacagaaagtaACATGGTGTCGCATCGCATTTCTCCTGTCACACACGACGCTGATATTTTCACTTCCGTGTCACAACAAACACCGGGAACACCACAGAGGAAACATTCTGTCCGGGTTACACTGCTCCATTTACTGCATAAATATGTTCATACAGTGAACTGGAGGGTTTACTATTTTTACGCTTCTCAGAAATACTCACGCCTGGGAGCTGTCAATCTTCTAAACTAGTTCTGACTTTAGATTTCCtctcaagctgattttagtcctCTATAAACCTGGTTCTTGTGAATATTCTAGCTCAATAATAACTGCACAAGATTAAAATAATAGaatccaaaatataaacaatgatTAACAATGAGCTACTCTACCTGAGTCGAGAACTTTCGGTTGTAGacagcagggttgccagatttgtATGAAATCAGCTTAAAACCTGACCAAACTGTATTTGGCATGGCTGGGAAAGGGCATAGATATCATTTCAGATGTGTGGGACAGAATGTCAAGTGTAATCTTATTTTCTTACCTTTGTCTAATTGATGGGTTTTTATCTCTTCTTGCTCTTAATTGGCTTAATATGCAATTTATGATTCTGTACTTGCATGTCATAATGTatattgcactgtattatttaaatattgcaaattgtgtttagtgtacattgtattgcataaacacagcacacagtatataatatatacttgtatattcacacactaattTATTCTATTCATACAGTTCAGAAAGAAATGACACTCAAACCACACTGttgcaaagagactgtaattgaactaaactaacaaacacGTCACTGTAAGGAGACCTTATATCAGTAAAATAACATGTTGTATCAACAGTAAAAGAAACCATTATGTAACATGCAATGCTGCCTGATCCAGAGATATATAATCCATGCAAATCCGAATTCAACATTAACAATTCACCATTCACTCATCTTATTCTAATGTGAAGGACTCAGATaacacatctgtaataaaaaataaaagatgttaCAAAATAGTTTGAAAATAAGTGCACATTTGTGTGAGACTGCGGGTCAGCTAATATTAGCATCAAATCTTGCTAattattcatcaatggaaataggcagtgtttaaaaagaaatatgtagcaaattattcatcattgtgcaaaacgaataccacatgccaaaagaacATACACTGCTCGACTTAGTAAAACATGAGTGAATGGTTTTTTGCCACTTTGAGCTCATCGTGACCTCTGAGCACTCAGCGAGGGTTTGAGCATGGGCGTGACACGTGACGTGAGTGAACAATTGTCATGGCAATGTCAGGTGTTGTAAAGacttatagacatgtacacgtATAGAAATCAAAGATACACAAATTCGCCATGCCAGTGAAAAAGTGCAGGGTACAAatttatgttttataaaaaatgCTCAAGACATGTCCCCCGAGGATTCTGTGCCCCTGTGGCTGTGGCTTTTATAGTCTCTCTCTaacaccaatacggatcaactatcttgatgacatcattccgCACTTTAGTATCTTAACAGATTTtgtgtccaatcaaatgctctctagaatctgaagtgtccccgCCCCCAACatgataaaaatccatggtactaaccaTCAAGTACGGCTTATCCCGGGCTGTGAGTTAAGCTAAACACTGTTGGCTATtttaaaagggggaggagccactgaACGTGTCCCagactgacttcctgtttcaatgGAAATTATGTCAGCACATTGTATAACACTGCGCGTTTCAAGGAACTTCATGGGGACCTTAAGTGAAAGTAGAGATTAAGTTTTATGATTTAGATTAGAAAGATTATAACAGGTTTTGTTTTCTAAATATTTGATTGGATGCattaaactgaaatgtaaataaaatgtagaacCCATTTGACTCATTCATAGCATACAGCTATCAGCTGGACCTGCAAGATCTTGTGTACTTTGAATGTTTAGAGTAAAaatttgtaattaattaaattagtaaGAGTACATGTAATCAATTTCAATAACACtcaagtaaagtataaatatgccaaaacttaaacaaaaaaaaaaatgaatatagaAGCAAGGTTGTAGGTTTAATTTTGACATTGGTGGGAACATAAAAAGCCGTCCACAGATCCACCCCCATTAGCAActgagaaaatattttaagtgattTACACTTTGACTTGATGAAAAGTAGCTCCTAATGtccactcgtgtgtgtgtgtgtgtgtgtgtgtgtgtgtgtgtgtgtgtgtgtgtgtgtgtgtttggcattTAGGCTAATTTGGTGATATGCTGAGTCAGGAtggcagagagaaacagaaaggtgGACATTAGGAGCTACTTTCCAAGTCAAAGTATACCCACAAACAAACTAAAGTCTAGTtatataaagttaaataaagtttaaatacataaagaaaacacaagacacagacagcagtggttatatataaatatattttaattgtttgatttaatttattgcTAGGGACAATTCAGTAGTCGCTGGATATTGTTGGGACATGTCCCTAGCGTCCCTACTAAATTAGACACCCCTGTGGTATCTAACGGTTCTTAATTTCAACCCCTACAAAAGAAGCCTTCAGAGGGCGCATGATCATTTCAGAAAGGACTGCGGCCTTGCATTAATACACTGCTCCTCTGAGTGGAGTCCTTTTGAACCTGGCAACACTAGAGGACgggtcttctttttcttcttcttctttttatggAAGTTTTACTCCTTAGGAGCATCACCGCCCCCTCCTGTACACACTTATATTATGCATAGATGAAAAACGATTGAGACTTGCAGTATTAATGTTGCACAGATTATCTAAAGTTAACAAATGTTGACAAGCAATACAGTACTCTTGCTTTCAAGCCTTTATTTAAACACGCTAATACGACGTTGGTGTTTTATTACATAGACATGCAAGATACTGTAAATAGTGAATgctattacaaccccaattacaATAAAGATGtcttgatattttcctttagaatttgccggtataattcagaattcattgttccatcaatgatggcaagccgtcctggcccagatgcagcaaaacaggcccaaaccatgacactaccattAACATGTTTCACACATGGGATAagattcttatgctggaatgcagtgttttcctttctccaaacatccATCCACAATATATTTTTCCAGTagctttctggcttgtccatgtgatctttagcaaatgcagacaggcagcaatgctctttttggagagcagttaCTTTCTCtttgcagccctgccatgcacaccattgttgttcagtgttctcctgatgctggactcatgaacattaacatcagCCAACATGAGAgtggcctttagttgcttataAGTTACCCTGGGTCCCTTTGTGACCACGTGGACTATTACACTCTTGcacttggagtgatctttgttggtcggccactcctggggagggtaacagtggtccTGAATTTCCTCCAATTTgcacacaatctgtctgactgtggattggtggagccCAAAatctttagaaatggttttgtaagCTTTTCCATCCCTGTGAGCATCAACAAAtcttttttctgaggtcctcagaaatctcctttattcataccatgatacacttctactgacatgtgttgtgaagatcagactcgaTGGaaccctgttctttaaataaaacagggcactcactcacacctgattgtcatcccattgattgaaaacagctgactgtaatttcaccttcacagtaactgctaatcctagaggttcacatatttttgccactcacagatatgtaatactgggtcatttttctcaataaacACATTgccaagtacaatatttttgtctcatttatttaattaggtTCTTTTTGTCTGCATTTAGGACGTATGTGAatgtctgatgatgttttaagtcaaaTATATGCAGATATAGAAAATTCTcatgggttcacaaactttcaagcaccactgtatgcaaaaatgttttaattctgCTGCCATGCAAATGTTGGAGGAAGGGGCCCCCAAACTTTGGGAAATTGTTTACAGgactttgtttcattaaaacacgttttttttttttccaagattTAAGACAAGCAAGTCATCTCTGAAAACATGAGGAGGCAGTAGCTTTCCAATCCCTCAATATGATTCTCTTAGCCACAACCATGCTCATCATTAGTGCCAACTGCAAATAATAAGGCAGAGAGGTAACTGTGTTAGAACACCCAAAGATGGCCAATTCCATTTCTGGTGGGGTATCCTGATCATATCCCACAGAAACAG from Ictalurus furcatus strain D&B chromosome 18, Billie_1.0, whole genome shotgun sequence carries:
- the nlrc3l1 gene encoding protein NLRC3 isoform X2, which codes for MEDEDAMSSDNSVPFGYGASAYGSEAEEDEEAVEIHRALALQNMEWESVTERYDVERAASPAPSYGSMHSDDWSGAVADNQCKIVLHRQDSSASSCGSSSCDEKPEEEPKQEEMTQEKPSGAPPPKPELLIDPNEKRHPALTVDFAFKVLQSSLQQLSKENFRRFKRILWERYPECFRDQLDSLDIIDLVDKMLELCDIEVSLKITLVLLYNMNLKKIAEQLQGLCKRNEVRYELKNTLRRMYKHVYEGLTQQGQPLENVYTDLYITDGGKAAVNSEHEFRQIQELQEDSRSKTNPLSFTDIFDPEVVVRRHIRTVITKGSPGIGKSFLVQKFILDWAEGRSHQDIFFLLPLPFRELNRVTEETIGFMDLICRFYPEMKEVDNLDFEGCQVMFICDGLDEFTTPINFRNIAYWCDHKEPTKIDILIANLIRGNLLYSAYVWVTTRPVTVNIIHAEFIHQLLEVRGFSNEQREAYFRKTIPEKENAERVIAHIKSNKTLYIMCHMPQFCWVVRILLERALQRGEFPKGLTLFYTYLLHLHIKIRGEKLLSQDPEFFMKLGKMAFQLLENEVFRIEKEHWTEYGLEAEDAVITAGLCTQFNREKFMMYHEKVDCFIHPTMQEYLAALYVFLSFKNHKKNILEGQNFKVFSGSKVDLVDLHKSAVDKALQAQNGNYDLFLRFLLGMSAEANQELLGILHSSIGSYQQAQEKTASYIKKKIKMHPDRLENLQRCIDELFSYP
- the nlrc3l1 gene encoding protein NLRC3 isoform X1, whose product is MRHHVTFCSFLSTRYFNESEFAPLRYNTVQTQCCKMEDEDAMSSDNSVPFGYGASAYGSEAEEDEEAVEIHRALALQNMEWESVTERYDVERAASPAPSYGSMHSDDWSGAVADNQCKIVLHRQDSSASSCGSSSCDEKPEEEPKQEEMTQEKPSGAPPPKPELLIDPNEKRHPALTVDFAFKVLQSSLQQLSKENFRRFKRILWERYPECFRDQLDSLDIIDLVDKMLELCDIEVSLKITLVLLYNMNLKKIAEQLQGLCKRNEVRYELKNTLRRMYKHVYEGLTQQGQPLENVYTDLYITDGGKAAVNSEHEFRQIQELQEDSRSKTNPLSFTDIFDPEVVVRRHIRTVITKGSPGIGKSFLVQKFILDWAEGRSHQDIFFLLPLPFRELNRVTEETIGFMDLICRFYPEMKEVDNLDFEGCQVMFICDGLDEFTTPINFRNIAYWCDHKEPTKIDILIANLIRGNLLYSAYVWVTTRPVTVNIIHAEFIHQLLEVRGFSNEQREAYFRKTIPEKENAERVIAHIKSNKTLYIMCHMPQFCWVVRILLERALQRGEFPKGLTLFYTYLLHLHIKIRGEKLLSQDPEFFMKLGKMAFQLLENEVFRIEKEHWTEYGLEAEDAVITAGLCTQFNREKFMMYHEKVDCFIHPTMQEYLAALYVFLSFKNHKKNILEGQNFKVFSGSKVDLVDLHKSAVDKALQAQNGNYDLFLRFLLGMSAEANQELLGILHSSIGSYQQAQEKTASYIKKKIKMHPDRLENLQRCIDELFSYP